From a single Apium graveolens cultivar Ventura chromosome 2, ASM990537v1, whole genome shotgun sequence genomic region:
- the LOC141707725 gene encoding casein kinase 1-like protein HD16 — translation MPQLRSGARRSKRLGELQSVPQPVEQANNFLLPAENRTRRRAGAGRGRGSNAAAAVNAHLVATPGRAANAGGGRGVRLIDLDQEPPCEGLAQPVFGAGEHLLNRVEVGAHKDIAMEGASGEKLVGVEEDTGAIPVPERVQVGNSPVYKTERKLGKGGFGQVYVGRRVSGGTGRTGADAVEVALKFEHRNSKGCNSGPPYEWQVYSTLNGCYGIPSVHFKGRQGDFYILVMDILGPSLWDVWSSLGQSLAPGMVACIAMEAISILEKLHLKGFVHGDVKPENFLLGQPGSPDEKKLFLIDLGLSSKWKDSSSGQHVEYDQRPDIFRGTIRYASVHAHLGRTGSRRDDLESLAYTLIFLIKGRLPWQGYQGDNKSFLVCKKKMSTTPDAMCCFCPAPFKQFFEAVTNMKFDEEPNYCKLISLFESLIEPCTSLRPVRIDGALKVGQKRGRLLINLEEDEQPKKKVRVGSPATQWISVYNARRPMKQRYHYNVADARLHQHIEKGNEDGLYISCVASAANLWALIMDAGTGFCSQVYELSAVFLHKEWIMEQWEKNYYISSIAGVSSGSSLVVMSKGTPYTQQSYKVSESFPFKWINKKWKEGFHVTSMTTAGNRWGVVMSRNSGYSDQVVELDFLYPSEGIHRRWESGYRITSMAATADQSAFILSVPRRKMTDETQETLRTSAFPSTHVKEKWSKNLYIASICYGRTVC, via the exons ATGCCACAGCTGCGTAGTGGAGCACGGAGATCTAAACGACTTGGTGAGCTCCAGTCTGTCCCTCAGCCTGTCGAACAAGCAAACAATTTTTTATTGCCTGCCGAAAACAGAACCAGAAGGAGAGCTGGTGCGGGAAGAGGAAGGGGTTCTAATGCAGCAGCTGCAGTGAACGCACATTTAGTGGCAACTCCAGGGAGAGCAGCTAATGCTGGTGGAGGCAGGGGAGTTAGATTGATAGATTTAGATCAAGAGCCACCTTGTGAGGGTCTTGCCCAACCGGTTTTTGGGGCTGGAGAACACCTTCTTAATAGAGTAGAGGTCGGTGCACATAAAGATATTGCAATGGAGGGAGCAAGTGGCGAAAAGCTAGTGGGAGTTGAAGAGGACACTGGTGCAATTCCTGTTCCGGAAAGG GTACAAGTGGGTAACTCTCCTGTATATAAGACAGAGAGGAAGCTGGGTAAGGGAGGGTTTGGTCAAGTTTATGTTGGCAGGAGAGTTAGTGGTGGAACAGGGAGAACAGGAGCAGATGCAGTTGAG GTCGCTTTGAAGTTTGAGCATCGGAATAGTAAGGGTTGTAACTCTGGGCCCCCGTATGAGTGGCAAGTATACAG CACACTAAATGGATGCTATGGGATCCCCTCGGTTCACTTCAAGGGCCGCCAGGGCGACTTTTACATTCTG GTCATGGATATTCTCGGGCCAAGTCTTTGGGATGTTTGGAGTTCATTAGGCCAGTC GCTGGCACCGGGCATGGTGGCCTGCATTGCGATGGAGGCAATATCAATTCTTGAAAAGCTTCACTTGAAGGG GTTTGTACATGGAGATGTAAAGCCCGAGAACTTTTTGCTTGGTCAACCTGGAAGCCCGGATGAAAAGAAACTCTTTCTTATTGATCTTGGATTGT CTTCTAAATGGAAAGATTCGTCATCTGGTCAGCATGTTGAATATGATCAGCGGCCTGACATTTTCAG GGGAACAATAAGATATGCGAGTGTGCATGCTCATTTAGGCCGAACTGGGAGTAGAAGAGATGATCTTGAGTCGCTGGCTTATACATTAATTTTTCTCATTAAAGGGAGGTTACCATGGCAAGGTTACCAG GGGGACAATAAGAGCTTTCTTGTATGTAAAAAGAAGATGTCTACCACACCTGATGCAATGTGTTGCTTTTGTCCTGCCCCATTCAAGCAGTTCTTTGAAGCTGTTACCAATATGAAATTTGATGAGGAGCCAAACTATTGCAAGCTAATATCTTTGTTTGAAAGTCTCATTGAACCATGCACATCATTGAGACCTGTTAGAATTGATGGGGCCCTGAAG GTTGGGCAAAAACGAGGGCGTTTGCTTATTAATTTGGAAGAAGATGAACAACCCAAAAAGAAAGTGAGGGTAGGTAGTCCTGCAACCCAGTGGATTTCAGTTTACAATGCACGTCGTCCCATGAAGCAGAG ATACCATTACAATGTCGCAGACGCAAGATTGCATCAACATATCGAGAAAGGAAACGAAGATGGTTTGTATATCAGCTGTGTGGCTTCAGCTGCAAATCTTTGGGCTTTGATCATGGATGCTGGGACAGGTTTCTGTTCCCAGGTTTATGAGCTTTCAGCAGTCTTTCTTCATAAG GAATGGATTATGGAACAATGGGAGAAGAATTATTACATCAGTTCAATAGCCGGTGTGAGCAGTGGAAGTTCTTTGGTTGTGATGTCTAAAG GTACACCTTACACCCAGCAATCTTACAAAGTGAGTGAATCTTTTCCTTTTAAATGGATTAACAAAAAGTGGAAAGAAGGTTTTCATGTCACATCCATGACTACTGCTGGCAATCGCTGGGGCGTTGTAATGTCTAGAAACTCAGGGTATTCTGATCAG GTCGTAGAGCTTGATTTTCTCTACCCTAGTGAAGGAATACATCGACGTTGGGAGAGTGGATACAGAATAACATCTATGGCTGCTACTGCTGATCAATCAGCCTTCATTTTAAGTGTTCCAAGACGTAAGATGACAGACGAGACTCAGGAAACCCTAAGGACTTCTGCCTTCCCTAGCACTCATGTTAAG GAGAAATGGTCCAAAAATCTCTATATCGCATCAATATGTTATGGCCGAACTGTTTGCTAA